In one Rhizobium lentis genomic region, the following are encoded:
- a CDS encoding universal stress protein codes for MTIRTVLSILSVDQFEEDLKAAIDFCGAHGAHLNALVIALGAAPLIGDYNVISPVWIEERQREIDALSEKTDELKTILGRSEISYEVQDVYTEFAWADEDIAERALYADVVLVGRQAARDEQLRRRIIDGALFQTPTPILINRGTRAMNAASRSVLLAWDSSDEASRATRQSLDLLKQADTVYVTMVDPVARMRANGEEPGADIAAYLARHGVKVQVDRIASGGRQAGEVLRQHAVDISADLIVMGAYNHPRWRQTIFGGVTRSMIEESTMPIFMAH; via the coding sequence ATGACCATCAGGACGGTACTTAGCATCCTCAGCGTCGATCAGTTCGAGGAAGACCTGAAAGCGGCAATCGACTTTTGCGGAGCACACGGCGCGCATCTGAATGCGCTGGTGATCGCGCTGGGTGCGGCTCCGCTCATCGGAGATTATAATGTCATCTCACCTGTCTGGATCGAGGAGCGCCAGCGTGAAATCGACGCGCTCTCCGAGAAGACGGACGAGCTCAAGACGATCCTCGGCCGAAGCGAAATCTCCTATGAGGTCCAGGATGTCTATACGGAATTTGCCTGGGCTGATGAAGACATTGCCGAAAGGGCGCTTTACGCCGACGTCGTTTTGGTTGGACGGCAGGCGGCCCGAGACGAACAGCTCCGCAGACGCATCATCGATGGAGCTCTCTTCCAGACGCCGACCCCGATCCTCATCAACCGCGGAACACGGGCGATGAATGCGGCGTCGAGATCGGTTTTACTGGCCTGGGATTCCAGTGACGAAGCGTCACGTGCCACCCGGCAATCGCTTGATCTGCTGAAGCAGGCCGACACCGTTTACGTCACCATGGTGGATCCGGTAGCACGCATGCGCGCGAACGGCGAGGAGCCGGGCGCCGACATCGCCGCCTATCTCGCCCGTCACGGCGTCAAGGTGCAGGTGGACCGCATCGCCAGCGGCGGACGACAGGCAGGCGAAGTCCTGCGACAGCATGCCGTTGACATATCCGCCGACCTGATCGTCATGGGCGCCTATAACCATCCGCGCTGGCGGCAGACGATCTTTGGCGGAGTCACGCGCAGCATGATCGAAGAAAGCACGATGCCGATATTCATGGCCCATTGA
- a CDS encoding MBL fold metallo-hydrolase: protein MDTVILEFHGAAGSVTGSCFLLKSGGARILIDCGMFQGSKTEKELNYRPFPFEPAEIDAVLLTHAHIDHSGLLPKLAKDGFSGPIYTTPASIDLCTIMLQDSGHIQESEVHQLNRRNRRRSRKTVEPIYTADDARSIMPQYVAVRYGEWRETAGAVRFRFWDAGHLLGSASVEVEAGDAERPLRLLFSGDVGPGSKLFESRPEAPRGIDYLICETTYGDREREEYALQQRRIRLQKLVAQANHPNGVLLIPSFAVERTQEVLTDLIALMDAGTLQRCPVFIDSPLASRATDAFKKHARDMENGANFLRALNAPNVRFTETAEQSKALDLIKGFHIIIAASGMCEAGRIRHRLKNWLWRSECTVLFVGFQAAGTLGRILQDGAKVVRIQGDEVRVRAKIATLDAYSGHADASELDGWVMERGPIRKGLFLVHGEDGARNAMSRRLSGKLPIEIFSPRLDDVYELTGASARLLSRPTPARLQPEEIGLPDWHNDYQNFILDLADRLKDAADGKGRAVILRRLERALEAETDPSEHRGP, encoded by the coding sequence ATGGACACCGTAATCTTAGAGTTTCACGGAGCAGCGGGTTCTGTCACCGGATCCTGCTTTCTTCTCAAGTCCGGCGGTGCCCGTATTCTGATTGATTGCGGAATGTTCCAAGGCTCCAAGACCGAGAAGGAGCTCAATTACAGACCGTTTCCGTTTGAGCCTGCCGAGATCGACGCGGTGCTTCTCACCCACGCCCACATCGATCATTCGGGCCTGCTTCCGAAACTCGCCAAGGACGGTTTCAGCGGCCCGATCTACACGACACCCGCCTCGATCGATCTTTGCACCATCATGCTGCAGGATTCCGGGCATATCCAGGAATCCGAGGTTCATCAGCTTAATCGCCGGAACCGCCGGCGCTCGCGCAAAACGGTGGAGCCGATTTACACCGCGGACGACGCACGCAGCATCATGCCGCAATATGTTGCGGTGCGATATGGAGAATGGCGCGAGACGGCAGGCGCAGTGAGGTTTCGCTTCTGGGACGCAGGACACCTTCTCGGGTCCGCTTCGGTCGAGGTTGAGGCAGGCGATGCGGAAAGACCCCTGAGGCTTTTGTTCTCGGGCGACGTTGGGCCTGGCTCCAAGCTTTTCGAAAGTCGCCCGGAAGCTCCGCGCGGGATCGACTATTTGATCTGCGAAACCACCTACGGCGATCGCGAGCGGGAGGAATACGCGTTGCAACAAAGACGCATCCGCCTTCAAAAGCTCGTCGCACAAGCGAACCACCCGAATGGTGTGCTTCTTATTCCATCCTTTGCGGTCGAGCGCACTCAGGAAGTTCTGACGGATCTTATCGCGCTCATGGACGCCGGCACACTGCAGCGGTGCCCCGTCTTTATCGATTCACCGCTGGCCTCCAGAGCGACCGATGCCTTCAAGAAACACGCTCGCGACATGGAGAATGGCGCCAATTTTCTGCGGGCACTCAATGCCCCGAATGTAAGATTTACGGAAACCGCCGAGCAGTCCAAAGCCCTGGACCTCATAAAGGGCTTCCACATCATCATTGCTGCAAGCGGCATGTGTGAAGCGGGCAGGATCAGACATCGTCTCAAGAATTGGCTCTGGCGCAGTGAATGCACAGTTCTCTTCGTCGGGTTTCAGGCGGCAGGCACGCTCGGCAGGATCTTGCAGGACGGCGCGAAGGTAGTGCGGATCCAGGGGGACGAAGTACGCGTGAGAGCGAAAATCGCAACCCTCGATGCTTACAGTGGCCATGCCGATGCAAGCGAGCTGGATGGCTGGGTGATGGAGCGTGGTCCGATCCGCAAAGGGCTATTTCTCGTGCATGGCGAGGATGGCGCTCGCAACGCCATGTCGCGCAGGCTTTCCGGAAAACTACCCATCGAGATATTCTCCCCCCGCCTCGACGACGTCTATGAACTGACCGGAGCATCTGCTCGACTTCTATCGAGGCCGACGCCGGCGCGTTTGCAGCCCGAAGAGATTGGACTTCCGGACTGGCACAACGACTACCAGAACTTCATCCTCGATCTCGCCGACCGATTAAAGGATGCAGCCGATGGCAAGGGCCGCGCTGTCATCCTGCGCCGGCTTGAGCGTGCGCTCGAAGCCGAGACGGACCCGAGCGAACATAGGGGACCGTAG
- a CDS encoding alpha-mannosidase: MPLTIAQRHDSLKVRIAELAHWRDRYSSPIDGWTFEGEPIAHQQDWPHRQGVVHFAASAEAPQSWPLENIRLQLDLGGESLIMLSYPDGESETFGLDPYHQEFPVKGRRFSISTESVARFPFGEPNRAPRLNKARLIWLDGAVHRLHLLLKQVAESVGALGDHEVVPHLVEAAERTLRSLDWPSDTAAYISRTADAVMQQKIWELPELVSDPAGLSEEQSASAAAAFEALTARLKELQKRFPPNGELVLTGHAHIDLAWLWPYRETRRKMRRTFNTALSLMERSEDFRFNQSTAHYYAQMEEDDPELLERIKKKVAEGKWETVGGMWVEPDTNMPTGESLVRQVLYGQRYFEKTFGTRHTVCWLPDCFGFSGALPQILKQGGIDSFFTIKVNWSETNHIPSDFFWWKGLDGSRVLTHTFDNPMQGYNGFVQPDCYLPTWKNFRGKTQHHASLLAVGYGDGGGGVTPEMVEREVQLRDFPAIPQARWGTVKGFYEQAHQTAREKKLPVWDGEIYLELHRATLTSQSGVKRKHRHAERALITAETLASLAHMLGADKPRSLEADWRVVLKNEFHDILPGSSIREVYQDAEQELGGVIDHAKAEQAKALQALSTNLPKGGVSDALIVVNPSLAARPVSARLADGTALSAAEIVAPLSIAVFDRRTLQPAGGLKASSDRFENDHLSVVIGKDGAVASLIHKASGREAVDGSANQLWVYPADKPRNWDAWDVDADYAEKGVRLEAPESISLVENGPHRAAIRVVHRYRNSSVTQIYVLTANARRLDIETTIDWHDRRTLLRTLNPVGVQARKATFECAFGVVERATHTNTSWEQAMFEAAAHRFVDLSEPGFGVALLNNAKYGHSARGNVIGMSLVRGPIYPDPLADEGEQSFTYALMPHEGAWHEGGVLDEALDLNQPLVTAEASGLSAGSFAPIGVEGTPVAFSGLKPAEEGEGLILRLYEPAGRRGRLSLALPSGWTASQPLSILEEPMERKGPADIMPFEVRSWRLRKG, from the coding sequence ATGCCGCTCACCATCGCCCAACGCCACGACAGTCTGAAGGTCCGTATCGCCGAGCTCGCGCATTGGCGGGACCGGTATAGCAGCCCGATCGATGGCTGGACCTTCGAGGGCGAGCCGATCGCCCATCAGCAGGACTGGCCGCATCGTCAGGGCGTGGTGCATTTTGCTGCGAGTGCTGAAGCGCCGCAGAGCTGGCCGCTTGAAAATATTCGCCTGCAGCTAGATCTCGGCGGTGAGAGCCTGATTATGCTCAGCTATCCCGACGGCGAGAGCGAAACATTCGGTCTCGATCCCTACCACCAGGAATTTCCGGTGAAGGGCCGCCGCTTCTCGATTTCGACGGAAAGCGTCGCCCGTTTTCCTTTCGGCGAGCCGAACCGGGCGCCGAGGCTCAACAAGGCCCGGCTGATCTGGCTCGACGGTGCCGTCCACCGCCTGCATCTTCTTCTGAAGCAGGTCGCCGAATCGGTCGGCGCGCTCGGCGATCATGAGGTCGTGCCGCATCTGGTGGAGGCCGCCGAGCGGACGCTGCGCAGTCTCGACTGGCCGTCGGATACGGCGGCTTACATCTCCCGCACCGCTGATGCCGTCATGCAGCAGAAGATCTGGGAACTGCCGGAGCTTGTATCCGATCCGGCGGGTCTCTCCGAAGAGCAGAGTGCTTCGGCGGCTGCCGCCTTTGAGGCGCTGACGGCGCGGCTGAAGGAGCTGCAGAAGCGCTTCCCCCCGAATGGAGAACTGGTGCTGACGGGCCATGCCCATATCGATCTCGCCTGGCTCTGGCCCTATCGAGAAACGCGGCGAAAGATGCGGCGAACCTTCAATACGGCGCTTTCGCTGATGGAACGCTCCGAGGATTTCCGCTTCAACCAGTCGACCGCCCATTATTACGCGCAGATGGAAGAGGACGATCCCGAGCTTCTCGAGCGCATCAAGAAGAAGGTCGCGGAAGGAAAGTGGGAAACGGTCGGCGGCATGTGGGTCGAGCCCGACACCAACATGCCGACCGGCGAAAGCCTCGTCCGCCAGGTGCTCTATGGCCAGCGTTATTTCGAGAAGACTTTTGGCACGCGCCACACGGTCTGCTGGCTGCCGGATTGCTTCGGCTTCTCAGGCGCGCTGCCGCAGATCCTGAAACAGGGCGGCATCGACAGTTTCTTCACAATCAAAGTCAACTGGAGCGAGACCAACCACATCCCCTCTGATTTCTTCTGGTGGAAAGGTCTCGACGGCAGCCGCGTGCTGACCCACACATTCGACAATCCCATGCAGGGCTATAACGGCTTCGTGCAGCCGGATTGTTACCTGCCGACATGGAAGAATTTCCGCGGCAAGACGCAGCATCATGCCTCGCTTCTGGCCGTCGGCTACGGTGACGGCGGCGGTGGGGTCACGCCCGAGATGGTGGAGCGCGAAGTGCAACTGCGCGATTTCCCCGCCATCCCGCAGGCGCGCTGGGGCACCGTCAAAGGCTTCTACGAGCAGGCGCACCAGACCGCTAGGGAAAAGAAGCTTCCCGTCTGGGATGGCGAAATATATCTCGAGCTGCATCGCGCGACGCTGACGTCACAAAGCGGCGTCAAGCGCAAGCACCGCCACGCCGAACGCGCGCTGATCACCGCTGAGACGCTCGCTTCGCTCGCCCATATGCTCGGCGCCGACAAGCCCCGCAGCCTGGAAGCGGATTGGCGCGTGGTGCTGAAGAACGAGTTCCACGACATCCTGCCGGGTTCGAGCATCCGCGAGGTCTACCAGGATGCGGAGCAGGAGCTCGGCGGCGTCATCGACCATGCCAAGGCCGAGCAGGCAAAGGCATTGCAGGCGCTCTCGACCAATCTGCCGAAGGGCGGGGTCTCTGATGCGCTCATTGTCGTCAATCCGTCGCTAGCGGCCAGACCAGTAAGCGCCAGACTTGCCGACGGCACGGCACTTTCGGCCGCTGAGATCGTCGCTCCCTTGTCCATTGCCGTCTTCGACAGGCGCACGTTGCAGCCAGCGGGTGGACTCAAGGCAAGTTCCGATCGGTTTGAAAACGATCATCTCTCGGTCGTCATCGGCAAGGATGGCGCCGTTGCCAGCCTTATTCACAAGGCAAGCGGCCGCGAGGCGGTCGATGGCTCCGCCAACCAGCTCTGGGTCTATCCGGCCGACAAGCCGCGCAACTGGGACGCCTGGGATGTCGATGCCGATTATGCCGAGAAAGGTGTGCGTCTTGAAGCGCCCGAAAGCATCAGCCTCGTCGAAAACGGCCCGCATCGTGCGGCGATCCGCGTCGTCCACCGCTACCGGAATTCGAGCGTCACGCAGATCTATGTGCTGACCGCCAACGCCAGGCGGCTCGATATCGAAACGACGATCGATTGGCACGACCGCCGAACCCTGCTGCGCACCCTGAACCCGGTCGGCGTGCAGGCCCGCAAGGCGACCTTCGAATGCGCCTTCGGCGTGGTCGAGCGGGCTACGCACACGAATACCTCCTGGGAACAGGCGATGTTCGAGGCTGCCGCCCATCGCTTCGTCGATCTCAGCGAGCCGGGCTTCGGCGTGGCGCTCCTCAACAATGCCAAATACGGCCACAGCGCCCGCGGCAATGTGATCGGCATGAGCCTGGTGCGCGGGCCGATCTATCCCGATCCGCTCGCCGACGAAGGCGAGCAGAGCTTCACCTACGCGCTGATGCCGCATGAGGGCGCCTGGCATGAAGGCGGCGTCCTTGACGAGGCGCTCGATCTCAACCAGCCGCTGGTGACGGCCGAAGCCAGCGGCCTCTCCGCCGGCAGTTTCGCGCCGATTGGCGTCGAGGGGACCCCCGTCGCCTTCTCCGGCCTGAAACCGGCGGAGGAGGGCGAGGGCCTGATCCTGCGCCTCTACGAACCGGCCGGCCGGCGTGGCCGTCTTTCGCTTGCCCTGCCTTCCGGATGGACGGCGTCACAGCCGCTCAGCATTCTCGAAGAGCCGATGGAACGCAAAGGCCCCGCCGACATCATGCCCTTCGAAGTCAGGAGCTGGAGGCTGCGAAAGGGCTGA